One Abyssisolibacter fermentans genomic window carries:
- a CDS encoding metallophosphoesterase yields the protein MKKIIKINKNNDYRIVVISDIHGGLDLLKRLISKVSLKKEDYLIILGDTLQRGSQNIETLEYMKKLSNRQNTIILSGNHERYILSLLDEKRCEKLDYHLKNIKYPCIIKEWMKELAVEYKSIDDAIEIQNKIKHRYKDELDFMRSLPVALEFDEFIFVHAGVENIDNWKESKVESLLAIKRFLDLEHKSSKYVVVGHWPTQNYRHRSLSGNVIIDNNKKIISIDGGYGVKYVGQMNALIIEKKDNQIAFKSLAEDNFKTAKISKDFHIKNDNIVKLDWQDNEFEFIKKEEEFSICKKVSTQEIFLLKNEFIKDISGKLSISYDVVSLFLDVKKGEDIKVIGCFGKYVFGKCKNEIGWVKADCVNL from the coding sequence ATGAAAAAAATTATCAAGATAAATAAAAATAATGATTATAGAATAGTAGTTATTAGTGATATCCACGGAGGATTAGATTTATTAAAAAGATTAATAAGCAAAGTTAGTTTAAAAAAAGAAGACTACCTTATTATACTAGGTGATACTTTACAAAGAGGTTCACAAAACATAGAAACATTAGAGTATATGAAAAAGTTATCTAATAGACAAAATACAATTATCTTATCTGGTAATCATGAAAGATACATATTGTCACTATTAGACGAAAAGAGATGTGAAAAACTTGATTATCATTTAAAGAATATCAAGTATCCATGTATTATAAAAGAATGGATGAAAGAACTGGCAGTTGAGTATAAAAGCATTGATGATGCTATAGAAATACAGAATAAAATAAAACATAGATATAAAGATGAATTAGATTTTATGAGGAGTTTACCAGTAGCATTGGAATTTGATGAGTTTATTTTTGTACATGCAGGCGTAGAAAATATAGATAACTGGAAAGAATCAAAGGTAGAATCGTTACTTGCAATTAAGAGATTTTTAGATTTAGAGCATAAATCAAGCAAATATGTTGTAGTTGGTCATTGGCCAACACAGAACTACAGACATAGAAGTCTCAGCGGAAATGTAATAATTGATAATAATAAAAAAATAATTTCAATAGATGGTGGATATGGAGTTAAATATGTTGGCCAGATGAATGCTTTAATAATTGAAAAGAAAGATAATCAAATAGCTTTTAAAAGTTTAGCAGAAGATAACTTTAAAACTGCCAAAATATCCAAAGACTTTCATATTAAAAATGATAATATAGTAAAACTTGATTGGCAGGATAATGAATTTGAGTTCATCAAGAAAGAAGAAGAATTTTCAATATGTAAAAAGGTAAGTACACAGGAAATATTTTTATTAAAGAATGAATTCATTAAAGATATATCGGGGAAATTAAGCATTAGTTATGATGTTGTATCATTATTTCTTGATGTTAAAAAAGGTGAGGATATTAAAGTTATAGGTTGTTTTGGTAAATATGTTTTTGGTAAATGTAAAAATGAAATAGGATGGGTAAAAGCGGATTGCGTGAATTTATAA
- a CDS encoding NUDIX hydrolase, with translation MGDYIGDLRKLVGTRPIIMCGANVILINKEGAILLHHRTDRDWWGLPGGAMELGESLEETAKREVKEEVNLECHKLMLLNVFSGKELYYKYPDGNEVYNVTATYVCKDYRGDIKVDMVEGRDAKFFAIDEIPENLSDPIRVCLDEFIDRYSEFY, from the coding sequence ATGGGGGATTATATAGGTGACCTTCGTAAATTAGTAGGAACTAGACCAATAATAATGTGTGGAGCTAATGTAATACTAATAAACAAAGAAGGAGCAATACTACTGCATCACAGAACTGATAGAGATTGGTGGGGATTACCTGGAGGAGCTATGGAATTAGGAGAATCCTTAGAAGAAACAGCTAAAAGAGAAGTAAAAGAAGAAGTCAATTTAGAATGTCATAAATTAATGCTTTTGAATGTGTTTTCAGGTAAAGAATTATATTATAAATATCCAGATGGCAATGAGGTTTACAATGTGACTGCTACATATGTATGCAAAGATTATAGGGGAGATATAAAGGTAGATATGGTAGAAGGAAGAGATGCTAAATTTTTTGCTATAGATGAAATACCAGAAAATTTAAGTGATCCTATAAGGGTTTGTTTGGATGAATTTATTGATAGGTATAGTGAATTTTATTAA
- a CDS encoding DNA-formamidopyrimidine glycosylase family protein, whose protein sequence is MIEIPEAVTITRQINETLTGKKITKVIANSSPHKFAWFYEDPKDYPKRLMGKTIEKANVYGSFVEVKLGITKLLLGDGVNFKYIKAGEKLPKKHQLLLEFDDNTVLTAGVQMYGGLWCYEDGEFDNQYLEIARQKPSPLSDKFDYEYFTALISDEALQKKSIKAVLATEQRIPGFGNGVLQDILFNAKIHPKRKFVSLDEKEIKILYNSIKTTLHDMTMKNGRDTEKDLFGNLGNYKTKLSKKTVKEPCKLCGGKIIKKAYLGGSIYYCEQCQKEH, encoded by the coding sequence ATGATTGAAATACCTGAAGCTGTTACAATTACAAGACAAATTAATGAAACACTGACAGGTAAAAAAATCACTAAAGTTATAGCAAATTCTTCACCTCATAAGTTTGCTTGGTTTTATGAAGACCCTAAGGATTATCCAAAAAGGTTAATGGGTAAAACTATAGAAAAAGCAAATGTTTATGGAAGTTTTGTAGAGGTTAAATTAGGGATTACTAAATTGCTATTAGGTGATGGAGTTAACTTTAAGTATATTAAAGCGGGTGAAAAACTACCTAAAAAGCATCAATTGTTATTAGAATTTGATGATAATACTGTCTTAACAGCAGGTGTTCAAATGTATGGTGGTTTATGGTGCTATGAAGATGGAGAATTTGATAATCAATATTTGGAGATAGCAAGGCAAAAACCTTCTCCACTTTCTGATAAGTTTGACTATGAATATTTTACAGCTTTAATATCAGATGAAGCTTTGCAGAAAAAAAGTATTAAAGCTGTATTAGCTACTGAGCAGCGTATACCCGGGTTTGGAAATGGTGTGCTTCAAGATATATTGTTTAACGCAAAAATTCATCCAAAAAGAAAGTTTGTTTCATTAGATGAGAAAGAAATAAAAATACTTTATAATTCTATAAAAACTACCTTACACGATATGACTATGAAAAATGGCAGAGATACTGAAAAAGATTTGTTTGGAAACTTAGGTAATTATAAAACTAAGCTCAGTAAGAAAACAGTAAAAGAACCATGTAAATTGTGCGGAGGTAAAATCATAAAAAAAGCCTATTTAGGCGGGAGTATATATTACTGTGAACAGTGTCAAAAGGAGCATTAA
- a CDS encoding DUF3201 domain-containing protein, with protein MNKHNILNEIYEPLHKKVKSIYKEVVDNGYKASIGWYNMHSVKYNDDFLTEFFPIPIITIESIGDIGLNIDSIFFETTISREKALEVDYASLIEKYSIEVYGADDYLTDFYNKNMLLSDIKTRIQGSKETQICIALYFDMNIETNILLEIISVFI; from the coding sequence ATGAATAAACATAATATTCTTAATGAAATATATGAGCCTTTACATAAAAAAGTGAAATCTATTTATAAAGAAGTAGTGGATAACGGATACAAAGCATCAATAGGTTGGTATAATATGCACTCTGTCAAATATAATGATGATTTTTTAACTGAATTTTTTCCTATCCCTATTATTACTATAGAATCAATAGGAGATATTGGGCTTAACATCGATTCAATATTTTTTGAAACGACTATATCAAGAGAAAAGGCACTTGAAGTTGATTATGCTTCATTGATAGAAAAGTATTCTATTGAAGTATACGGAGCAGATGATTATTTGACCGATTTTTATAATAAAAATATGCTACTTTCTGATATTAAAACAAGAATTCAAGGCAGTAAGGAAACTCAAATATGCATTGCATTATATTTTGATATGAATATTGAAACAAATATATTATTGGAAATAATATCGGTTTTTATATAA
- a CDS encoding GNAT family N-acetyltransferase: MTLKNNLTIRELTLDDLAYDLLKHFNRFQEVKRAWRKENDQYILKDICFTEHWDENEKLHIVKDVFYDCIKNGGTILGGFDDNKLIAFACIVNEFFGSYNQYLQLSKLHVSNEYRNYGLGKKLFVLCCEIAKEKDAKKLYISANSSEETQAFYVKRGCVEAAEINKELADKEPYDCQMEYVL; this comes from the coding sequence ATGACTTTGAAGAATAACTTAACAATTAGAGAATTAACACTTGATGATTTAGCTTATGATTTACTTAAGCATTTTAATCGTTTTCAAGAAGTAAAGCGTGCATGGAGAAAAGAAAACGATCAATATATCTTAAAAGATATTTGTTTTACTGAGCATTGGGATGAAAATGAAAAATTACACATAGTAAAAGACGTATTTTATGACTGCATTAAAAATGGTGGGACTATTTTAGGAGGATTTGATGACAATAAATTAATTGCTTTTGCATGTATTGTAAATGAGTTCTTTGGTAGTTACAATCAATATTTACAGCTATCAAAGCTCCACGTGTCCAATGAATATAGAAACTATGGATTGGGAAAAAAATTATTTGTATTATGTTGTGAAATAGCTAAAGAAAAAGATGCAAAAAAACTCTATATATCAGCAAACTCCTCAGAGGAAACACAAGCTTTTTATGTTAAAAGGGGCTGTGTAGAGGCAGCAGAAATTAATAAAGAATTAGCTGACAAAGAGCCATATGATTGTCAAATGGAGTATGTATTATAA
- a CDS encoding CPBP family intramembrane glutamic endopeptidase, which yields MMIFMFSLGIVLAVVDIYKPTTTLLGNVVRRIINLAIGLVLIAIIDKSYLYIDSYSIILGTIIGLAFLLTHIILSKGVKVKREDFNMSMLKTCVLIYLLELPAEEFLYRGMVFLSLYKLTNLKLAVVLSGIIFMLLHAKTWKENKFVIFGSLILGIICCISVYVTHSIWTAVIIHILNDFGFLTLISRRNIFEETP from the coding sequence ATGATGATATTTATGTTTTCGCTTGGTATTGTGTTAGCTGTGGTAGATATATATAAACCAACGACAACTTTATTAGGTAATGTAGTTAGAAGGATAATTAATCTAGCTATTGGATTAGTTTTGATAGCTATTATAGATAAATCGTATCTTTATATTGATTCATATTCGATAATTTTAGGAACAATAATAGGACTGGCTTTTTTATTGACTCATATAATTTTATCAAAGGGCGTTAAGGTAAAAAGAGAAGATTTTAATATGAGTATGCTGAAAACATGTGTTTTAATATACTTATTAGAACTGCCAGCTGAAGAGTTTCTATATAGAGGTATGGTTTTTTTGTCATTATACAAATTAACTAATCTTAAATTAGCAGTGGTTTTAAGTGGAATTATTTTCATGTTGTTACATGCAAAGACTTGGAAAGAAAACAAATTTGTTATTTTCGGCTCTTTAATCTTAGGTATAATCTGCTGTATAAGTGTCTATGTTACACATAGCATATGGACAGCTGTTATAATACATATATTAAACGATTTTGGTTTTTTAACATTAATATCAAGGAGAAATATATTTGAAGAAACACCGTAA
- a CDS encoding DUF2809 domain-containing protein: MEIRNECIKKYIIHVFNDSFSGLTIRKLHKVLPNWINIYAGDILWAFMIFMLFGFLLNKITSKQLAIISLIFCFCIEFSQLYSTEWINSIRCTKLGGLILGRGFLWSDLVSYSIGISIGYFVDYHIFKNH; this comes from the coding sequence TTGGAGATTAGAAATGAATGTATTAAGAAATATATTATACATGTCTTTAACGATAGTTTTTCAGGATTAACTATAAGAAAACTACATAAAGTACTCCCTAACTGGATTAATATATACGCTGGTGATATACTATGGGCTTTTATGATTTTTATGCTCTTTGGATTTCTGTTAAATAAAATAACTTCAAAACAACTTGCTATTATCAGTTTGATATTCTGCTTTTGTATAGAATTCAGCCAATTATATAGTACTGAATGGATTAATTCTATTAGATGTACTAAACTAGGAGGATTAATTTTAGGTAGAGGATTTTTATGGAGTGATCTTGTTTCTTATAGTATAGGAATATCGATTGGGTATTTTGTGGATTACCATATATTTAAAAATCACTAA
- a CDS encoding DJ-1/PfpI family protein, giving the protein MKTYIFMYDNFAQFEVILTNYLASAAGEVITVGIDDSVVTSMEQFKMIPHKILSDINVDDVDLFVIPGGDPDNINKKQELYDFIQKLNDKEKLIGAICYAPIHLARAGILKGKKFTTSMPVDEYKEFEDAHFVNQNVVVDGNIITGKGVGYIDFAIEIGKLLDIYENEAELMDTINFFKHQKI; this is encoded by the coding sequence ATGAAAACATATATATTTATGTATGATAATTTTGCTCAATTTGAAGTTATTTTAACCAACTATTTAGCATCAGCAGCTGGTGAGGTTATAACAGTAGGTATTGACGATAGTGTAGTGACTTCTATGGAACAATTTAAAATGATACCTCACAAAATATTATCTGATATCAATGTAGATGATGTAGATTTATTTGTTATTCCTGGTGGAGATCCAGATAATATTAATAAAAAACAAGAGTTATATGATTTTATACAAAAACTTAATGACAAAGAAAAGCTTATAGGAGCTATATGTTATGCACCTATACATTTGGCAAGGGCGGGTATCTTAAAAGGTAAAAAGTTTACTACATCAATGCCTGTGGATGAGTATAAAGAATTTGAAGATGCTCACTTTGTAAATCAAAATGTAGTAGTAGACGGTAATATTATTACTGGTAAAGGTGTAGGTTATATTGATTTTGCAATCGAAATAGGTAAATTATTAGATATATACGAGAATGAAGCAGAGCTCATGGATACTATTAACTTTTTTAAGCATCAAAAAATATAG
- a CDS encoding sigma 54-interacting transcriptional regulator, with amino-acid sequence MLRKDKVLNSLIEACDKLVNIKTENFNTFGFTANEIAEILGISRANASNDLNTLFKENKAIKIQGRPVKFLDSRWYYDENKNIKLDESKILNEKTASNDPFDTLVGSGGSLKSLCELAKAAILYPPNGLHTLILGESGTGKSLIASLMHKFAIFTKKYSSNTPFVVLNCADYSNNPHLLVSLLFGHIKGAFTGAETTKEGLINQAENGILFLDEIHRLPPAGQEMLFSIIDKGVYRKVGSENEEDIHNVLIIGATTEDPEKNLLTTFLRRIPIILNVPSLNDRPIKERIELIKVLFTIEANKLNIPIQITAPVIKILLTRIKEGNIGKLKSIIQYSCAKAFLNHTILNEKDLLVTQQCLPEDIRLTVYTEQNHKIKTAKLYVLPDKINAPSVKTKLTPSKWYKKLDDDIRELMSLGYTKDQAILTLGEKLDLNFNYNSAQIYKQQFKKLYSIVPKDVINIIERLLRIIKEESNITITPQMISALSLFIGQILNHSESESKHLDFNYNINNITKEENLLAMRLTDEIAKVTGLRIPKAETSFLSSLFHSVNILEKTNNRIPIIILAHGENSATSISNVVNNIFGEKVTYGFNLLLDENFNEFFNNVARFCIRINQENGILFLVDMGSLVNVGKKVSDLTGLETATIDCVNTPMVLEAVNKHFVINELDKLTSSIIDDFKYHDSCQINRVCKTENSNPIPLDLNLTLPRLLSYYIDYLDIDEVTNQIYKCIDKVQKTLGETLSDNTVLIFAAHLARLIEKIIIHDDFSKETDLVNMTSQLKEYCNILKKSLKELESYYQINIPNHEVRFLSEILLMNINKGE; translated from the coding sequence ATGTTAAGAAAAGACAAGGTTTTAAATTCACTTATAGAAGCATGTGATAAACTTGTTAACATAAAAACAGAGAATTTCAATACTTTCGGCTTCACAGCAAACGAGATAGCTGAAATACTAGGTATATCTAGAGCTAATGCAAGTAATGATTTAAATACCTTATTTAAAGAAAACAAAGCAATCAAAATACAAGGTCGTCCTGTAAAATTTTTAGATTCTCGTTGGTATTATGATGAAAATAAAAATATTAAACTTGATGAAAGCAAAATACTTAATGAAAAAACAGCTTCTAATGATCCTTTTGATACTTTAGTAGGTTCTGGTGGAAGCTTAAAAAGTTTATGTGAGCTGGCAAAGGCTGCTATACTCTATCCTCCAAACGGTCTTCATACTTTGATTTTAGGAGAATCTGGAACAGGCAAAAGCCTTATAGCAAGTTTAATGCACAAATTCGCTATTTTTACAAAAAAATATTCATCAAACACACCTTTTGTAGTTTTGAATTGTGCAGATTATTCTAATAATCCTCATTTATTAGTTTCTCTATTATTTGGTCATATAAAGGGTGCATTTACAGGTGCAGAAACTACAAAAGAAGGCTTGATAAATCAAGCTGAAAATGGCATTTTATTTCTAGATGAAATACACAGGCTACCTCCTGCTGGACAAGAAATGCTCTTTTCTATTATTGATAAAGGAGTATACAGGAAAGTTGGAAGTGAAAATGAAGAAGACATACACAATGTTTTAATTATAGGAGCAACTACAGAAGACCCTGAAAAAAACTTATTAACAACCTTTTTAAGAAGAATACCTATCATATTGAATGTTCCTTCTTTGAATGACAGACCTATCAAGGAACGTATTGAATTAATTAAAGTTTTATTTACTATAGAAGCTAATAAATTAAATATTCCTATACAAATCACTGCTCCTGTTATAAAAATATTACTAACTAGAATTAAAGAGGGTAACATTGGAAAATTAAAAAGTATTATTCAATATTCATGTGCAAAAGCTTTTTTAAATCACACTATACTAAACGAAAAAGATTTGCTGGTTACACAGCAATGTTTACCTGAAGATATACGACTAACTGTATATACTGAACAAAATCATAAAATTAAAACAGCCAAGCTCTATGTTCTCCCTGATAAAATCAATGCTCCTTCTGTTAAGACAAAATTAACACCTTCTAAATGGTATAAAAAATTAGATGATGATATTAGAGAACTAATGAGCTTAGGTTATACAAAAGATCAAGCAATTTTGACATTAGGAGAAAAACTAGACTTAAACTTCAATTATAATTCGGCTCAGATATATAAACAGCAATTTAAGAAACTATATTCAATTGTTCCAAAGGATGTTATTAATATAATTGAACGCCTTCTTAGAATCATTAAGGAAGAAAGCAACATAACAATTACACCTCAGATGATAAGTGCTTTAAGCTTATTTATAGGTCAGATATTAAATCACTCTGAAAGCGAAAGTAAACATTTGGACTTTAACTATAATATAAATAATATAACTAAGGAAGAAAATTTATTGGCTATGAGACTTACTGATGAAATTGCTAAAGTTACTGGACTCAGAATTCCTAAAGCTGAGACAAGTTTTTTGTCAAGTTTATTTCATTCAGTTAATATTTTAGAAAAAACGAACAATCGTATTCCTATTATCATATTAGCACATGGAGAAAACTCGGCTACCAGCATTTCAAATGTTGTAAATAATATATTTGGTGAAAAAGTAACCTACGGTTTTAATCTACTATTGGATGAAAATTTTAATGAGTTTTTTAATAATGTAGCTAGATTTTGTATTAGAATAAACCAAGAAAATGGTATATTATTTTTAGTTGACATGGGTTCACTAGTTAACGTTGGCAAGAAAGTCTCTGATCTAACAGGGCTTGAAACAGCGACTATAGACTGTGTAAATACTCCTATGGTTCTTGAAGCTGTAAATAAGCATTTTGTTATTAATGAATTAGATAAATTAACATCAAGTATAATTGATGACTTTAAATATCATGATTCCTGCCAAATTAACAGAGTTTGCAAAACAGAAAACAGTAACCCAATACCTTTAGATTTGAATCTAACATTGCCAAGGCTTTTAAGCTATTATATAGACTATCTGGATATTGATGAAGTAACAAATCAAATCTATAAATGCATTGATAAGGTTCAAAAAACATTAGGCGAAACTCTTTCTGATAATACTGTATTAATATTTGCAGCACACTTAGCACGTCTTATAGAAAAAATAATAATTCATGATGATTTTTCTAAGGAGACGGATTTAGTAAATATGACATCTCAGTTAAAGGAATACTGTAATATACTAAAAAAATCATTAAAGGAATTAGAATCATATTATCAAATTAACATACCAAATCATGAAGTCAGATTTTTATCTGAAATTCTTTTGATGAATATTAATAAGGGAGAGTAA
- a CDS encoding PTS system mannose/fructose/N-acetylgalactosamine-transporter subunit IIB, producing the protein MKVKLMRTDDRLIHGQVMVRWVSSLNVKAIVIFDDEIANDPMLSSIFELACPAGVKLYISKLSDADGIKTKVEGKQDNTLILSRSPRVMEKVIEAGFVSDLGYNIGPMSNKPHTTKLASFCYLLDDEIEALKRINEKGIDIFVQTVPDAEKLTWDDIIKII; encoded by the coding sequence ATGAAAGTAAAACTAATGAGAACAGATGATAGATTGATTCACGGTCAAGTAATGGTTAGATGGGTTAGCAGTCTTAATGTTAAAGCAATAGTTATTTTTGATGATGAAATTGCAAATGACCCAATGTTATCCAGTATATTTGAACTAGCATGTCCAGCTGGAGTAAAGCTGTATATTTCTAAACTAAGTGATGCAGATGGTATAAAGACTAAGGTTGAAGGTAAGCAGGACAATACATTAATACTTAGTCGCTCTCCAAGAGTTATGGAAAAGGTAATAGAAGCAGGATTTGTTTCAGATTTAGGATATAATATTGGACCAATGAGCAATAAACCTCATACAACTAAATTAGCTTCATTCTGTTATCTTTTAGATGATGAAATAGAAGCACTAAAGAGAATTAATGAAAAAGGTATTGATATTTTTGTCCAAACCGTTCCTGATGCTGAAAAGCTTACTTGGGACGATATTATAAAAATAATTTAA
- a CDS encoding PTS mannose/fructose/sorbose/N-acetylgalactosamine transporter subunit IIC, with the protein MSLWQAVLIGLFGYLGAKRTPWFFGVTGGWNTIGRPLVAGLIIGIILGDVKAGILAGAAVQAMYIGLVTPGGSLPADINFAAYIGIPLALVSGGGPEYAVTLAVPLSFLGIVVFNFLMSFNASFVHKADKYAEQGNGEAIMRTNILGTVPTFLIRFTVIFLACYFGAPAAQKLTTAMPELIGNIFIVLGRMLPAIGFALLLRQTLNDKKMIVFFLAGFVVVASLNITILSLAILASFVAVLDVMYRKEAA; encoded by the coding sequence ATGTCTTTATGGCAAGCGGTACTTATAGGACTATTTGGTTATTTAGGTGCTAAAAGAACACCTTGGTTTTTTGGAGTTACAGGTGGATGGAATACTATTGGTAGACCATTAGTTGCAGGTCTTATAATCGGAATTATTTTAGGTGATGTAAAAGCTGGTATTTTAGCAGGAGCAGCTGTACAAGCAATGTATATAGGTCTTGTTACTCCAGGAGGTTCTTTACCAGCAGATATTAACTTTGCAGCGTATATAGGTATACCTTTAGCGCTTGTTAGTGGTGGAGGACCAGAATATGCTGTTACATTAGCTGTTCCACTAAGTTTCCTTGGAATAGTTGTATTTAACTTCCTTATGTCATTTAATGCATCATTTGTACATAAGGCAGATAAATATGCTGAGCAGGGAAATGGTGAAGCTATCATGCGTACCAATATACTAGGTACAGTTCCAACATTTTTAATTCGTTTTACAGTTATATTTTTAGCTTGTTACTTTGGAGCGCCAGCAGCTCAAAAACTAACTACTGCAATGCCTGAACTTATAGGTAATATATTTATAGTTCTTGGTAGAATGTTACCTGCAATAGGTTTTGCATTATTATTAAGACAAACATTAAACGATAAGAAGATGATTGTATTTTTCTTAGCAGGTTTTGTTGTTGTAGCATCTTTAAATATTACTATTCTATCTCTAGCGATTTTAGCAAGTTTCGTAGCAGTATTAGATGTTATGTATAGAAAGGAGGCTGCATAA
- a CDS encoding PTS system mannose/fructose/sorbose family transporter subunit IID — MDNAKNSSKIKLPKKEVQKACFRFIFFSHCAQNFERMMGLAFTHMMVPILKLLYKDPEEYQKALVRHMQFFNTEPNLGSIIPGITIALEEQRANGQPISEDLIVSTKNALMGPFAGLGDSIIIGTYMPILLSIALGLSDGGSPLGAIFYIVVWLGSMIAMRYWLFMKGYKLGIGAAKSILQEGLSSKVTQALNIVGLITIGGVSASFVKVPVRFIYESGEMSISLQSIFDKIMPKLLPLVLVLLVYYLIDKKGWSVNKVILSLLAFVSVMVAVGIM; from the coding sequence ATGGATAATGCAAAAAATAGCAGTAAAATCAAATTGCCAAAAAAAGAAGTACAAAAAGCTTGTTTTAGATTTATATTCTTCTCGCATTGTGCGCAGAACTTTGAACGTATGATGGGATTAGCATTTACTCATATGATGGTACCAATTCTTAAGTTGTTATATAAAGATCCAGAGGAATACCAAAAAGCATTAGTCAGACATATGCAGTTCTTTAATACAGAACCTAATTTAGGATCAATTATACCTGGTATTACAATAGCATTAGAGGAACAAAGGGCAAATGGACAGCCCATCTCTGAGGATTTAATAGTAAGTACTAAAAATGCTCTTATGGGACCTTTTGCAGGACTTGGTGATTCGATTATTATTGGTACTTATATGCCAATATTGTTGAGTATAGCTTTAGGTTTATCAGATGGTGGTTCGCCACTTGGTGCTATTTTCTACATTGTAGTTTGGTTAGGTTCAATGATTGCAATGCGTTATTGGTTATTTATGAAAGGTTATAAATTAGGTATCGGAGCTGCAAAGAGTATATTACAAGAAGGCTTAAGTTCTAAAGTAACACAAGCATTGAATATTGTTGGATTAATTACTATAGGTGGTGTTAGTGCAAGTTTCGTAAAAGTACCAGTACGTTTTATTTATGAATCAGGCGAAATGTCTATATCATTACAATCTATTTTTGATAAGATTATGCCTAAATTACTACCACTTGTACTAGTTCTTTTAGTTTATTACTTAATAGATAAAAAAGGTTGGTCAGTTAATAAAGTTATATTATCACTTCTAGCTTTTGTTTCTGTTATGGTAGCAGTAGGCATTATGTAA
- a CDS encoding PTS sugar transporter subunit IIA, translated as MIGILIVAHNEYAKALIDTSKMIYGEVENIEAVSFVHGEGLEILKNKILDKIKTINTSDGCIVLLDVFGGTPMNASVMALGEREDVSFVYGTNISMLLEVLSRRESVGIRELTEIAINAGKESIGSVKPRLFIENCE; from the coding sequence ATGATTGGTATATTAATTGTAGCTCATAATGAATATGCAAAGGCTTTAATTGATACTTCAAAGATGATATATGGAGAAGTAGAAAACATTGAAGCTGTTTCATTTGTTCATGGAGAAGGGTTAGAAATTTTAAAAAATAAAATATTAGATAAAATCAAAACAATAAATACAAGTGATGGGTGTATTGTTTTACTTGATGTGTTTGGCGGAACACCTATGAATGCTTCTGTTATGGCACTTGGAGAAAGAGAAGATGTAAGTTTTGTATATGGTACAAATATTTCTATGCTTTTAGAAGTACTGTCAAGGAGAGAAAGTGTTGGTATAAGAGAATTAACTGAAATTGCTATAAATGCAGGAAAAGAAAGTATAGGAAGTGTTAAACCCAGATTATTCATAGAAAATTGTGAGTAG